The following coding sequences are from one Streptomyces venezuelae window:
- a CDS encoding type IV secretory system conjugative DNA transfer family protein, producing MGTVTRWRAVRRARREDAGADAGVVTGAEAPGSAAAPVEAGGFGGPAGPPLAAPGPAPAPGAVPAPGPAQAPGAVPAPTPVPGALPAPGAIPAPGAAAPPTPAAPAAPAPGPGQSPSPAPAPAPPQPGAPLPTTDPLPLHTFTPTPTPTPVEYATPTPVGAAPAADTPPTTPTTPTAPSVPTPRTPLVLGDPATRRPLAVQAVQDAEGAALVLTSDPTLWAETKDARAKLGPVLLYDPSHLCDTPARLHWSPTSGCADKATADTRAAALLAPTRPASKLDVAVADTAQLLMRSFLHAAAVADKPMKIVHRWSQGNQVQEAVRILRTHPKAASGSAGELEAALTAHPERRDIAQELTSRALAALFTVHVRESCTPNRTDALSLDSFVDEGGTLFVVGEAIEDPKSRQGPGAMPLLTALASSVVEHGRRMAARSSSGRLDPPMTLVLDDVAAVAPLPQLPELLATGADRGLPTLALLRSREQGRSRWPDSELPVT from the coding sequence ATGGGCACGGTGACGCGGTGGCGCGCGGTTCGGAGGGCTCGCCGGGAGGACGCGGGCGCGGACGCGGGTGTGGTGACGGGGGCGGAAGCCCCGGGATCGGCTGCCGCGCCGGTCGAGGCCGGTGGGTTCGGCGGTCCGGCCGGTCCTCCCCTTGCGGCCCCAGGTCCGGCTCCGGCTCCTGGTGCGGTTCCGGCACCAGGTCCAGCCCAGGCTCCTGGTGCGGTCCCGGCTCCGACACCGGTTCCTGGTGCGCTTCCGGCTCCTGGTGCGATTCCGGCTCCTGGTGCAGCAGCGCCTCCGACACCGGCCGCCCCGGCCGCCCCGGCACCGGGACCCGGGCAGTCCCCCTCCCCCGCACCGGCACCCGCTCCGCCCCAACCGGGCGCCCCCCTCCCGACCACAGACCCCCTCCCCCTCCACACCTTCACGCCCACCCCCACCCCCACCCCCGTCGAGTACGCAACCCCAACCCCCGTCGGCGCCGCGCCCGCCGCCGACACACCCCCCACCACCCCCACCACCCCCACAGCCCCCTCCGTCCCCACCCCCCGCACCCCCCTGGTCCTCGGCGACCCCGCCACCCGTCGCCCCCTCGCCGTACAGGCCGTGCAGGACGCCGAAGGGGCCGCGCTCGTCCTGACCTCCGACCCGACCCTGTGGGCCGAGACGAAGGACGCGCGGGCCAAGCTCGGGCCCGTCCTGCTCTACGACCCCTCCCACCTGTGCGACACCCCCGCCCGCCTCCACTGGTCCCCCACCTCCGGCTGCGCGGACAAGGCGACGGCGGACACCCGTGCCGCCGCGCTCCTCGCCCCGACAAGACCCGCCTCGAAGCTGGACGTCGCCGTGGCCGACACGGCCCAGCTCCTGATGCGCAGCTTCCTGCACGCAGCCGCGGTGGCGGACAAGCCGATGAAGATCGTGCACCGCTGGTCGCAGGGCAACCAGGTGCAGGAGGCGGTACGCATCCTCCGTACGCATCCGAAGGCCGCGTCCGGTTCCGCGGGCGAGCTGGAGGCGGCACTCACCGCGCACCCCGAACGGCGGGACATCGCGCAGGAGTTGACCTCCCGGGCGCTGGCCGCGCTCTTCACCGTCCATGTGCGCGAATCCTGCACGCCGAACCGAACTGATGCGCTCTCCCTGGATTCCTTCGTCGATGAAGGGGGCACGCTTTTTGTGGTGGGTGAGGCGATCGAGGATCCCAAGTCCCGCCAAGGCCCGGGTGCCATGCCCCTGTTGACGGCACTCGCCTCCAGCGTGGTCGAGCACGGCCGGCGCATGGCCGCACGGTCATCCTCCGGTCGGCTCGACCCACCAATGACGCTCGTCCTGGACGATGTCGCCGCGGTGGCTCCGCTGCCCCAGCTGCCGGAGCTGCTCGCCACCGGCGCGGACCGGGGCCTGCCGACCCTGGCCCTG
- a CDS encoding ATP-binding cassette domain-containing protein, which yields MSTSHSAAATGSQPVAAVAGVTVRYGSTTALDDVSLTFPAGVTGLLGPNGAGKSTLLSLLSTARRPKSGDVTLLGETPRRTRVQRLRKQIGVLPQSFGYYPRFTVLEFTEYAAWLRKVPAAQRRERAREALRLVQMEKHAGAKMGALSGGMLRRVGIAQAMVNEPSLVLLDEPTVGLDPAQRVGFRKLIKELGDRCAVVMSTHLAEDVAHVCDRVAVLLEGTVRFTGTVAELCALPHGDAGGADIGDIDGGAVEAGYLHLAGTEAVAG from the coding sequence GTGAGCACCTCCCACAGCGCCGCCGCGACCGGCTCCCAGCCGGTCGCGGCGGTCGCGGGCGTCACCGTCCGGTACGGCTCGACGACCGCCCTCGACGACGTCTCCCTCACCTTCCCCGCCGGCGTCACCGGCCTCCTCGGCCCCAACGGGGCGGGGAAAAGCACCCTGTTGTCGCTGCTCAGCACGGCCCGCAGGCCGAAGTCCGGCGACGTGACCCTCCTGGGCGAGACCCCAAGACGGACGCGCGTGCAGCGGCTGCGCAAGCAGATCGGGGTGCTGCCGCAGTCCTTCGGGTACTACCCCCGCTTCACCGTCCTCGAGTTCACCGAGTACGCCGCATGGCTGCGCAAGGTGCCCGCCGCACAGCGCCGCGAACGCGCCCGGGAGGCGCTGCGTCTGGTGCAGATGGAGAAGCACGCGGGCGCGAAGATGGGCGCTCTTTCCGGCGGCATGCTGCGCCGCGTCGGCATCGCGCAGGCCATGGTCAACGAACCCTCCCTCGTCCTCCTCGACGAGCCGACCGTGGGCCTCGACCCGGCCCAGCGCGTCGGGTTCCGCAAGCTCATCAAGGAGTTGGGCGACCGCTGCGCGGTGGTGATGAGCACCCACCTCGCCGAGGACGTGGCCCACGTGTGCGACCGCGTCGCCGTCCTCCTGGAGGGCACGGTCCGGTTCACGGGCACGGTTGCCGAGCTGTGCGCCCTGCCCCACGGTGACGCAGGCGGCGCGGACATCGGAGACATCGACGGCGGAGCCGTGGAAGCCGGATATCTGCATCTCGCGGGCACGGAAGCGGTGGCCGGCTGA
- a CDS encoding ATP-binding protein: MRDPLTVLTDAFTSFLFGKVETTRLPVRTSTGQAQAVYLPTAAPGLGDSGVIIGREVYSGKGYIYDPFQLYGQQLPAPHWLVLGESGNGKSALEKTYVLRQLRFKDRQVVVLDAQGEDGVGEWNLIAQELGITPIRLDPTAALDMGIRLNPLDPAITTTGQLALLRTIIEVAMGHGLDERSGFALKVAHAYVNETIVERQPVLTDIVEQLRHPEPESAEAMNVAIDDVRAWGLDVALVLDRLVDGDLRGMFDGPTTVGIDLDAPLIVFDLSHIDRNSIAMPILMAIVGVWLEHTWIRPDRKKRIFLVEEAWHIINSPFVAQLFQRLLKFGRRLGLSFVAVVHHLSDVVDGAAAKEAAAILKMASTRTIYAQKADEARATGRVLGLPRWAVEIIPTLTPGIAVWDVNGNVQVVKHLITETERPLVFTDRAMTESSSDLPHDAPSDDALRAAELEAEERAAYMEQHAG; encoded by the coding sequence ATGCGGGATCCGCTGACCGTCCTCACGGACGCCTTCACCTCCTTCCTCTTCGGGAAGGTCGAGACGACCAGGCTTCCGGTGCGCACGTCCACGGGGCAGGCCCAGGCGGTCTACCTCCCGACGGCCGCGCCGGGCCTCGGCGACTCGGGCGTGATCATCGGGCGTGAGGTGTACTCCGGCAAGGGGTACATCTACGACCCCTTCCAGCTGTACGGGCAGCAGCTGCCCGCACCGCACTGGCTGGTGCTCGGCGAGTCGGGCAACGGCAAGTCGGCGCTGGAGAAGACGTACGTGCTGCGGCAGCTGCGCTTCAAGGACCGGCAGGTCGTCGTCCTGGACGCGCAGGGCGAGGACGGGGTGGGCGAGTGGAACCTCATCGCCCAGGAGCTGGGGATAACGCCCATCCGCCTCGACCCGACGGCCGCGCTGGACATGGGCATCCGGCTGAATCCGCTGGACCCGGCGATCACGACGACCGGCCAGCTCGCGCTCCTGCGGACCATCATCGAGGTCGCGATGGGGCACGGGCTCGACGAGCGGTCGGGCTTCGCGCTGAAGGTCGCCCACGCCTACGTGAACGAGACGATCGTGGAGCGTCAGCCCGTCCTGACGGACATCGTGGAGCAGCTGCGCCACCCGGAGCCGGAGTCGGCCGAGGCCATGAACGTGGCCATAGACGACGTGCGGGCGTGGGGTCTGGACGTCGCACTGGTCCTCGACCGCCTGGTCGACGGTGACCTGCGCGGCATGTTCGACGGCCCGACGACGGTGGGCATCGACCTCGACGCGCCCCTCATCGTCTTCGACCTCTCGCACATCGACCGCAACTCGATCGCGATGCCGATCCTGATGGCGATCGTCGGCGTCTGGCTCGAACACACCTGGATCCGTCCGGACCGCAAGAAGCGCATCTTCCTGGTGGAGGAGGCGTGGCACATCATCAACTCACCCTTCGTCGCCCAGCTGTTCCAGCGCCTCCTGAAGTTCGGCCGACGGCTCGGCCTGTCGTTCGTGGCGGTGGTCCACCACCTGAGCGACGTCGTCGACGGCGCCGCGGCCAAGGAGGCGGCGGCCATCCTGAAGATGGCCTCGACCCGGACGATCTACGCCCAGAAAGCGGACGAGGCACGGGCGACGGGACGGGTCCTCGGGCTGCCCAGGTGGGCGGTGGAGATCATCCCCACGCTCACGCCCGGCATCGCGGTCTGGGACGTGAACGGCAACGTACAGGTGGTGAAGCACCTCATCACCGAGACGGAACGGCCGCTGGTCTTCACCGACCGCGCCATGACCGAGTCGTCGTCCGACCTGCCCCACGACGCCCCGTCCGACGACGCGCTGCGGGCGGCGGAACTGGAGGCGGAGGAGCGGGCGGCGTACATGGAGCAGCATGCGGGATGA
- a CDS encoding NlpC/P60 family protein: MRKAWVVASVGIGGALSFIALLVVGTYMAAGSMANGVGGGSVGLAKGAVPATYQPLVQKWGNLCKAINPALLAAQLYQESGFNPRATSPAKAQGIAQFIPGTWASHGLDGDGDGDRDVWDPKDAIPSAASYDCKLAGYVKDAPGDPTKNMLAAYNAGAYAVIKYGGVPPYSETQNYVKTITDLSKSFARPVGRVEPSKQAAGAIYYAQKKLGTLYLWGGNGTPEQGGRFDCSGLTLAAYRSVGVTLPRVANDQYNAGPHPKREELLPGDLVFFSDDLTNSRAIRHVGIYVGGGYMINAPRTGAVIRFDRIDTPDYFGATRVTEDGAKAVPAKPTEV; this comes from the coding sequence GTGCGTAAGGCGTGGGTCGTCGCGTCTGTCGGGATCGGCGGGGCCCTCAGCTTCATCGCGCTGCTCGTCGTCGGGACGTACATGGCCGCGGGGAGCATGGCCAACGGGGTCGGCGGCGGGTCCGTGGGACTCGCCAAGGGGGCCGTGCCCGCCACCTATCAGCCCCTGGTGCAGAAGTGGGGCAACCTCTGCAAGGCCATCAACCCGGCGCTGCTCGCAGCTCAGCTCTACCAGGAGAGCGGGTTCAATCCGCGTGCCACGAGTCCGGCCAAGGCGCAGGGGATAGCGCAGTTCATCCCGGGGACCTGGGCGTCGCACGGCCTGGACGGGGACGGTGACGGCGATCGGGACGTGTGGGATCCGAAGGATGCCATTCCGTCCGCTGCCTCGTACGACTGCAAGCTCGCCGGATACGTGAAGGACGCGCCCGGAGACCCCACGAAGAACATGCTCGCCGCGTACAACGCGGGCGCGTACGCCGTCATCAAGTACGGCGGTGTCCCGCCCTACAGCGAGACGCAGAACTACGTGAAGACCATCACCGACCTCTCGAAGAGCTTCGCCCGGCCCGTCGGCCGCGTGGAGCCCTCCAAACAGGCGGCCGGTGCCATCTACTACGCCCAGAAGAAGCTGGGCACCCTCTACCTCTGGGGCGGCAACGGCACGCCGGAGCAGGGCGGCCGCTTCGACTGCTCCGGGCTCACCCTCGCCGCGTACCGCTCCGTGGGCGTCACGCTGCCACGCGTCGCCAACGACCAGTACAACGCGGGCCCGCACCCCAAGAGGGAGGAACTCCTCCCCGGCGACCTCGTCTTCTTCTCGGACGACCTGACCAATTCCCGCGCCATCCGCCACGTCGGCATCTACGTCGGCGGCGGTTACATGATCAACGCGCCGCGGACCGGCGCCGTCATCCGCTTCGACCGCATCGACACCCCTGACTACTTCGGCGCGACGCGTGTCACGGAGGACGGGGCCAAGGCCGTGCCCGCGAAGCCGACCGAAGTGTGA
- a CDS encoding DUF4232 domain-containing protein, which yields MKHTHATKTLLAGLALISTLGLTACNGDDTGNTGAGSPDTASSATTGGSGGSGGGSDQGSGGGTSGSTGGNDSAGGGQGKSGGNDSGQGTGAGTGSDTGGKTGICRSDELEVSAVDNSTDKTEGVVTVQLENGGGRDCTINGYAGVDLKTATGDTLSVDRNGEKPHAGVLKDGESAAFNITFPINNSGGSGVRVSKILVTPPNETKTVTIAWPAGSLPVANPDAPSGGPKLSISPVGTVSDSPAG from the coding sequence ATGAAGCACACGCACGCCACCAAGACCCTCCTCGCCGGTCTCGCGCTGATCAGCACGCTCGGCCTGACCGCCTGCAACGGAGACGACACCGGCAACACGGGGGCGGGGTCCCCCGACACCGCTTCCAGCGCCACGACGGGCGGCAGCGGCGGCTCGGGCGGCGGGTCCGACCAGGGGTCCGGCGGCGGGACCTCCGGCAGCACCGGCGGCAACGACAGCGCCGGCGGCGGCCAGGGCAAGAGCGGCGGCAACGACAGTGGCCAGGGCACCGGTGCCGGCACCGGCTCCGACACCGGCGGCAAGACCGGCATCTGCCGCAGCGACGAGCTGGAGGTCTCCGCCGTCGACAACAGCACCGACAAGACGGAAGGCGTCGTCACCGTCCAGCTCGAGAACGGCGGCGGCCGCGACTGCACCATCAACGGTTACGCGGGCGTCGACCTCAAGACCGCCACCGGCGACACCCTCTCCGTCGACCGCAACGGCGAGAAGCCCCACGCGGGCGTCCTCAAGGACGGCGAGTCCGCCGCCTTCAACATCACGTTCCCCATCAACAACAGCGGTGGCTCCGGCGTGCGCGTCTCCAAGATCCTCGTGACGCCGCCGAACGAGACGAAGACCGTCACCATCGCCTGGCCCGCGGGCTCCCTCCCCGTGGCCAACCCCGATGCCCCCTCCGGTGGCCCGAAGCTGTCGATCAGCCCGGTCGGCACGGTCAGCGACTCCCCCGCGGGCTGA
- a CDS encoding SCO6880 family protein gives MTTQSHLSQPVAPRRTYLIGRARPNAIVGKNRETGEIALIIVGAFLGMMCGLLVPVLSLRIVLLTGLPMLAIAAVYVPYKGRTFYKWFEINRTYKRSLKRGTAYRSAAPEAGVRLDGREVEVGPPPGIGRISWLAAPFGPDEIAVLLHADRRTVTAAIEIEGPGVGLRDSEDQEALVDRFGTLLKHVANGDGFVTRLQMLARTLPADPDAHAKDVSVRGDDRALPWLQQSYDQLQSMVSTSSEQHRAYLVACMHYSRDLAAEAQAMARAARPVGGRKLDKDAGLAVVMARELTDICSRLQEADIRVRQPLGQGRLSSLVHSMYDPDHPIDHIQAMTKRNAWPAELDAMEPTYLQAKTRESSTRAPWCHATAWVKEWPMTPVGVNFLAPLLVHTPDVIRTVAVTMDLEPTEVAIERMLTEKTNDEAEASRQAKMNRTVDPRDIASHSRLDQRGEDLASGAAGVNLVGYITVSSRSPEALARDKRTIRASAGKSYLKLEWCDREHHRAFVNTLPFATGIRR, from the coding sequence TTGACGACCCAGTCCCACCTGTCCCAGCCGGTCGCGCCCCGCCGTACATATCTGATCGGCCGCGCCCGGCCGAACGCGATCGTCGGCAAGAACCGCGAGACCGGGGAGATCGCCCTGATCATCGTGGGCGCCTTCCTCGGCATGATGTGCGGTCTCCTCGTCCCCGTCCTCTCCCTGCGCATCGTGCTGCTCACCGGCCTGCCGATGCTCGCCATCGCGGCGGTGTACGTCCCGTACAAGGGGCGGACGTTCTACAAGTGGTTCGAGATCAATCGGACCTACAAGCGCTCTCTGAAGCGCGGTACCGCCTACCGTTCCGCCGCCCCCGAGGCGGGCGTCCGGCTCGACGGGCGGGAGGTCGAGGTCGGGCCGCCGCCCGGCATCGGCCGCATCAGCTGGCTGGCCGCGCCCTTCGGCCCGGACGAGATCGCCGTGCTGCTGCACGCCGACCGGCGGACCGTCACCGCGGCGATCGAGATCGAGGGGCCCGGCGTCGGGCTGCGCGACAGCGAGGACCAGGAGGCCCTCGTCGACCGCTTCGGCACGCTCCTCAAGCACGTCGCCAACGGGGACGGCTTCGTGACCCGGCTGCAGATGCTCGCGCGTACGCTGCCCGCCGACCCCGACGCGCACGCCAAGGACGTCAGCGTGCGCGGCGACGACCGGGCGCTGCCCTGGCTCCAGCAGTCGTACGACCAGCTGCAGTCGATGGTGTCCACCAGCAGCGAGCAGCACCGCGCCTACCTCGTCGCCTGCATGCACTACTCCCGTGACCTCGCCGCCGAGGCCCAGGCGATGGCCCGCGCGGCCCGCCCGGTCGGCGGCAGGAAGCTCGACAAGGACGCCGGGCTCGCCGTCGTGATGGCGCGCGAGCTCACCGACATCTGTTCGCGCCTCCAGGAGGCCGACATCCGGGTGCGGCAGCCGCTCGGGCAGGGGCGCCTCTCCTCGCTGGTGCACTCCATGTACGACCCGGACCACCCGATCGACCACATCCAGGCGATGACGAAGCGCAACGCCTGGCCCGCCGAGCTCGACGCCATGGAGCCCACCTACCTCCAGGCGAAGACCCGCGAGTCCTCCACCCGCGCCCCGTGGTGCCACGCCACGGCCTGGGTGAAGGAGTGGCCGATGACCCCCGTCGGCGTCAACTTCCTCGCCCCGCTGCTCGTCCACACCCCGGACGTCATCAGGACGGTGGCCGTGACGATGGACCTCGAACCCACCGAGGTCGCCATCGAGCGGATGCTCACCGAGAAGACGAACGACGAGGCGGAGGCGAGCCGCCAGGCCAAGATGAACCGCACGGTCGACCCCCGCGACATCGCCTCGCACTCCCGCCTCGACCAGCGCGGCGAGGACCTGGCGAGCGGCGCGGCGGGCGTGAACCTCGTCGGGTACATCACGGTCTCTTCCCGTTCCCCGGAGGCGCTCGCGCGCGACAAGCGCACGATTCGCGCCTCCGCCGGCAAGTCGTATCTGAAGCTGGAGTGGTGCGACCGCGAGCACCACAGGGCCTTCGTCAACACGCTGCCGTTCGCGACCGGCATCCGACGCTAG